The sequence below is a genomic window from Zygosaccharomyces rouxii strain CBS732 chromosome D complete sequence.
CTGTGTTGAAGTTTGGTgtcattttcaattcactTCGGTTAGTTTCCCTATGAAAAAACGATAAGATACATTAAAGAGAGGACAAAGGCAAAAGATACCAATGATAGTGTCATTTGAACGAATGGGGGGTTGATATTAGCATGCCAGCAGGTAATATGAATGCCAGGTAGCACTAAAGACAATTAGTGTCGCACGGAAATGAACGAAGGAGCGTTAGAAGCATGCGATGCAGTGTGGGAGTCAGACAAGGCTAATGGCCGAGCAATGGGACTTATCTTCTGATAGATGAATTGCTAAATCGATGAGACTCGTCTATATTGCTGAATGGTAAGGTAATTGAACTTCAATCGGGAAGCCCTAATCTGAAGTTTCGCAGCAACCCTAGGGTACATATGTAGGGCATGTATCTAGTCCTAATCCGGAGTTTCCCTCATTTGAACGAAACCCTAAAGACGGAGGGGTGCCTTGCTCATCGCTAGAGGGGTGACAAGTTGAGTCAACCCAGCAGACTCCAGCATTATGGACAAATTGTAGTTTCAAATAAGCCATTAAAAGTCACCAACCCTCTAATAATTGGCCTTTAGGACCTCTGAAGGCGTTGTGCTAACATCCCTTTTTTACTTCTAAATTCTCATAGACATAGGGTTGAAAGCAGCAAATATATCCAGCCTTCTCTGTATTTGctgttatcattattaaaATCTCGTCAGATTTagttcttggaaaatgttcAACGGTTTTAAAAGGCAGCGAGGCTCATGGTCTGCTATGCAAGCAACTATTGCATATACAAGTCTGCAAGATGCTCATCCCAGTGATGTGGAAGTTGATTGTCAAAGTATAGATTCCTTTGGTGACATTAGAGTTTTGAACAACCCCAATATCGAGCCGGCAAATACCAACGATGTTACTATAAGTGACACTCTAATTAATAGAAACGATGGCggatttgatgaaagtgaagaaattacGTCTAATGAATTGGCTATTCTATCAACCACAAgttcttcagcttcaatatcatcattagaTCAAATAGCACCAGAAATATGCCCTGTGCATTCAGGCAATTCTCAAAAGGTTGATGAATGGTGTATCAAAAATGAGCAGGCAGGTGAAACCGTTTTTCCTGGAGATTTAACTTGGAGACAGGATGTTGGTGATAATTTTACGCACCCTTTGCTAAGTGGTCTTTCGAGGGATCAGATCTTGGCCATAAGAAGATTCTCCAAGGAATTGTTACCGTTACTGCGTCGAACTCGTCATAATGttcaaaataataataataaatttCCTCGTCGTTATAGGGATATTCCTTCAGTCTTCTACGTGAGACCTTCTCCTTCTCAAGAACTGCACCGCTGCTCCGAAGATAGCAGCTCATTCACAGATAGATCCTGGTTAGGTTGGACGATGGTACCAAGGTTTACAGAATCGGATATTGGACCATATTGACGGGTAGAAAAGGGTAAAATAGGATAAGTTGGGTTTTATAATGTAAGGTAAGACAAGGCAAGGTAAGGTAAGGAAAGGCAAGGTAATGAATGGGTAAAACtattttgtatttttttaatCTACTATTCGGTATATACAAACGAATTAATAGATCTCTTTCGTCATCATAAAATGGTCGGTTTaacatttctttttttttttttttttttgctgGTATTATTACACATGAAATCGATGGATAGTTAAAACTTTGGAAGTATAAGGATAGTAAAAATCATTGAGAAAGACCGTAGTAGTTGCCTGCAGTCAAAGTTCTTGTACAGTTCACAAGATCCCACGGACCTCCAAAAGGATTGTTTTCATCTAAATCTTGTGCTCTTAATGAGATTCCGCTACCAATGTCACCTTCGCGTGGACCCTGTCCGCGAATGATGAATTTCGTAGAGACACCATTCTCAGATTCGCATGCAGTACGATCAGTAATAAATCTGGCAATTAACCTTTCTTCGCCATTCCTATGTAGCACTAATGGTTCCTTAAATCTCCATGCaatcctcttcttttctttgctAAAGGAACCTTGTGGTTTTGATAAAGCGCTATTGGTCTCGGCGCCTGCAATGGAGACAAATACTGCTACATCTTCCAAAACTAACTTATTAACTTCCAATGGTACCGAAGGGGAGAATTTAATGGTTAGAACTACACTTGCTTGGTGTGGTTCAAACCTCCAAACCGGTTGAATGGTTACTGGTGGTGATGGATTGTCCATGGAGTATTTCACGGCCCCTAAAGTTCTGCCATCAATGAATAATGGGTTGACTTTAAAGAACTCTGCCTCTGTACGCTGGATGAAAGCTTGGTTTAAGACCATCTTAGAGAAATTGTTGGCTTTATCGATCTTTAGATTAATTTCAATAGGTAACGGTGTGTTCATAGCAGTGTTGGAGACGTAATTAAGAGCCAATTCACCGATTAATTGTGAATCCACCACAATACCTTCCCTGAAAGTACAACTGATCACTTCTGCAATACTTGCATTAAGACCATAGGCAGAGGTACCCTCGAGAGAAGAGTGCTGGAAAACGTTTTGCCCTTTTGTAGATGTAGAAGGGCCAGTCACTTGTGGGTTTAAAACGGTCAGATCACCAGTCACCTGTGATCTTAACAAGTTATTTGCACTTTCTCTGGTACCTTCTGCAGAACTGACCATCTCAGGTGAAGCAATATTGTTGATTGGTAAACCAGCGCTACCTGCGTTGCTGGAAAGTGGGACGGAACCTTGGTCAATGTTTCCACCTAAATTTGGGGCACCTTGGCCTGCGGAATTAGCAGGAGCAAAATTGTTGTTAATGGGACCTTGACGGGGAAAGCTAGATGGTACATCTGAACCATCGAGACCACCAACCACAGGGCCGCTTGCACCAAGACCACTAACAGACGTTCTGTTTTCTGTTGTAGCAGAGTTTCTATTCATTGGATCAATAGAACCGTTTCTTACAGGTGGTAGCGTAGGTGCTTTAACGTTATTTAGTGGAGCAGCATTGTTGGAATTGGGCCTCAAGACGCCCATATTTTGCTGAGGAGGATCATAAATCTGTTGATGAGATCGTTGTGGTTCTTGCCTATCTAGTGGTCTCGTGGGAGCCTGTGTCATGTTAGGAGAATTCATTGTATCCGTTGTTCCATAACTACTGGTGTTTAAATTGCTGGCAGCTGTCGCAGCTGGAGTAGGTTCTGCGTAAGAACCTGAAACTGTGGAATTTGGTGGTTGGTAATAACCAGATCCCGTAGATTCAGGGACCGCTCCGCCAGGAACGGCTCCACCAGGTGCGGTCCTAGTATCACTGCCGCTACCGGCACCACCGGCACCAACACCATCAAAGTAAGAGCCGCGGGTATCATCGTCCTTATTAAAGTCAGCTGCTCTAGGACCAGCATCTCCACCGTTATCCCGTAGAGTATCTCTAGCATGGGTCGCAGAACCAGACCTTCTAAGGGAGTATTCGTCATCTGAAGGTTCATGAATAATGGAAGACTGTTGAGGTCCACCCATTTCGGAATTCCTTCTGGATCTTAGTTTTCCCTTACCAAAGATAGAGCCCACCTTAGATCTCAGTTTACTCTGAGGCTTTTTCCCGGTAGTTCCGGGCCCAGAAGAAGATCCGCTGTTGGCACCATCAGAAAATTCGTCGTTATTCAAATCGTGATGTAAAACTGTATTGCCCGTAGATTGGGAAGTAAATCTGTGACCAATATTACCGACAGTGCCAAATACgctctttctcttttcacgGTTACCACCAGCGGGACTTGGACTTGGGCTTGCTCCATCAACCGCTACTGGTGTAGGTTGAAAACTGTACCTACTTGCTTCACGAGCAAACCTATCAATTTCCACATCAGGGTCGAAttctaaaaatttttccatGGATTCTTCACTCTGCTTAGAAGTACTCAAAATGTAGTCACCGTAACCGGTTTGATACCTTAATGCGCATTTCTTTAAAGTTGCTAACCGATCATGATCAATGGTTTCGAAAAGTTCGAATAGCATGGGTCCTTGCG
It includes:
- the ATG36 gene encoding Atg36p (weakly similar to uniprot|P46983 Saccharomyces cerevisiae YJL185C Hypothetical ORF), yielding MFNGFKRQRGSWSAMQATIAYTSLQDAHPSDVEVDCQSIDSFGDIRVLNNPNIEPANTNDVTISDTLINRNDGGFDESEEITSNELAILSTTSSSASISSLDQIAPEICPVHSGNSQKVDEWCIKNEQAGETVFPGDLTWRQDVGDNFTHPLLSGLSRDQILAIRRFSKELLPLLRRTRHNVQNNNNKFPRRYRDIPSVFYVRPSPSQELHRCSEDSSSFTDRSWLGWTMVPRFTESDIGPY
- the SYP1 gene encoding Syp1p (similar to uniprot|P25623 Saccharomyces cerevisiae YCR030C SYP1 Protein with a potential role in actin cytoskeletal organization overexpression suppresses a pfy1 (profilin) null mutation); its protein translation is MSQERTKYADSILTTKGPYEASETVRIRLSQAKLINKNFYLFFKEIANLKKSYTQQLRKIIDDNEDLNKILKSQMLETKVLTEQEMGNFNFESLGDLESIWLAIVDELKADLRASSEFCNTLEEEVIGGLERANENDHRWSQSKKMHSNLSQVAANIDYLVRTNDRDGKLDELSKRWDTQGPMLFELFETIDHDRLATLKKCALRYQTGYGDYILSTSKQSEESMEKFLEFDPDVEIDRFAREASRYSFQPTPVAVDGASPSPSPAGGNREKRKSVFGTVGNIGHRFTSQSTGNTVLHHDLNNDEFSDGANSGSSSGPGTTGKKPQSKLRSKVGSIFGKGKLRSRRNSEMGGPQQSSIIHEPSDDEYSLRRSGSATHARDTLRDNGGDAGPRAADFNKDDDTRGSYFDGVGAGGAGSGSDTRTAPGGAVPGGAVPESTGSGYYQPPNSTVSGSYAEPTPAATAASNLNTSSYGTTDTMNSPNMTQAPTRPLDRQEPQRSHQQIYDPPQQNMGVLRPNSNNAAPLNNVKAPTLPPVRNGSIDPMNRNSATTENRTSVSGLGASGPVVGGLDGSDVPSSFPRQGPINNNFAPANSAGQGAPNLGGNIDQGSVPLSSNAGSAGLPINNIASPEMVSSAEGTRESANNLLRSQVTGDLTVLNPQVTGPSTSTKGQNVFQHSSLEGTSAYGLNASIAEVISCTFREGIVVDSQLIGELALNYVSNTAMNTPLPIEINLKIDKANNFSKMVLNQAFIQRTEAEFFKVNPLFIDGRTLGAVKYSMDNPSPPVTIQPVWRFEPHQASVVLTIKFSPSVPLEVNKLVLEDVAVFVSIAGAETNSALSKPQGSFSKEKKRIAWRFKEPLVLHRNGEERLIARFITDRTACESENGVSTKFIIRGQGPREGDIGSGISLRAQDLDENNPFGGPWDLVNCTRTLTAGNYYGLSQ